The segment CTTCGTGGTTCTACAGCCTGCATGGTGAAACAATGTTTTGCCATGGCTTATATATCTATCTTATACAAAAAGCTTCaattcatcaaaaaaaaaaaactagaatttAATTTATTCAGAAATTTAGATTACATGACGCGGATTAAACAGCTGGGTGGAATCAGTGGGTTTATAAGCAGCATCATCATTCCACCCAAAATTATTTCCAATCTTATTTATTATCAGCTGTTTCGTCCGGCTTTGAAAAGAGTTATCAGTTGGAGGCTGTATAACTTCTAAAACCTGAAGCAACAAACAAAAAAAGAGAAGGAAATCATGATATGTTAAATTAATTTCAACATTAGAGAAACTTGAGAAACAAACTAACAATACTCACCGATGCAGATTGTATCTCAACAATTCCATGGACATTAAGCTTCACATTAACTGTGACCTTCGCATTTTTGTCACCAGAGATTTGATCGCTACTGATCTAAATTAAAGAACATTTATATAATTAAGTTGGAATGCTTAAAAAAGAAGCAATACAATATTGTAACATGCAAGTAGTGCACACATAGATATATCAAACATGCATTTACCATGAAACGACCAACTCTAGTTGATACTGCAGAATCCGGCTTGTTGGTGTAGAAAAGTTCACACGAAACTGTAGTATTTCCATCGTATGAAACTGCTCTATTCATTGGAAATGAGCTGCCTTTTGGAAAAGGCATAAGTTCTGGGTGTCTTCTGTTTTCACCATCGACAAAAGAGAGTCCTACTGAGTAAGGAAAAATATCCTTGATCTGCAAACCATTAGGCCCAACTTAACTTATTTACATACTACTGAATTAATTAAGATATGTCACAAAAGCTAAAGGTTGTTGTAGTTTTAATTGGCTTATGTAAGATAATTAAAGCATAAGTAAGAGAAAATTATATATGATGGTTGCAAAAGAAAAACCTCATAATCTTGAACATTAATAGTCGGGCTAAGCTTTGCACAATAAAGAGCACATCCTCTAGCAACACATTCGCTGCCATTTAATGTTCTCATTGGTTCTCTTTTAAAAAGAAAAGATATCTTTGACACAATAGATGGTATGCGGGACCCAGAACCAACAAGCTCAACTGTATGTATCTTATGTAGATTATAGTCCTTTATGGCCATATGACAAACATCAGTAACTCTTTCTAGCAATTTGGCTGACAATTTCTCAAACTCTTCCCGTGTAATGAATCCAACCAAATCTTTATCATCAACCAAACACTCGATACTAAGTGGAGCTTCTGCATTGGCACTCAAAACTTTCTTTAACTTCTCACATGCAGTCCTAAGCCTCATAGAAGCACGAACATTGGTGTAAACATCAATACCGTATTGCTGTTTGAATTGTGTTGCAAAATGTGAGAACAAGACTTCATCAAAATCTCTACCTCCCAAGTTGGGATCAAATGAATGAGCCAATATTTCCATTTTCCCTTTTTCGAAAGCAGCAACCGTGACCTGAGTGTCACATTGGCCAATATCCAAAAATAGAACAATAGTTGGTCCTTTCTTAAGGAAATCAGTCTTGAACATACCATAACCCAATGCAACAGCAGTACAATCATGGACCAACTGCAAAGGTCTTAAACCAGCAATAGAAGCGGCATGAAGATACTCACGCCTTTGCAAGTCTGTGAAATATGATGGAATCCCAATCACACAGTCTATAACAGGAGACTCAAGATTCTTCTCTGTCATTTGCTTCAGATGTGAAAACAACATCCCTAAAATCTCCACTGGCGTAAAAGTCATTTTCCTATTCATGTACTCCAAATGGATCAAAACACCACCACGTTGGCCCTCACTGGTCTCGAAAGGTAGCAACGTAAGATCTTCTTTCACACCCGGTTCGTTATATAGCTTTCCAATCAATCTCTTGATCTGAGAAATGGTTGATTTTGGAAACTTAGTAGCAAATGTAGCCCCTGCAGAACCCATGAACCTTTGCTTCTCACCAAACGAGACCACAGCTGGCGTCTCACGATTCGATTCATTATTCAACAGCACC is part of the Lactuca sativa cultivar Salinas chromosome 7, Lsat_Salinas_v11, whole genome shotgun sequence genome and harbors:
- the LOC111890944 gene encoding heat shock 70 kDa protein 16 → MSVIGFDIGNENCAIAVVKSGAIEVLLNNESNRETPAVVSFGEKQRFMGSAGATFATKFPKSTISQIKRLIGKLYNEPGVKEDLTLLPFETSEGQRGGVLIHLEYMNRKMTFTPVEILGMLFSHLKQMTEKNLESPVIDCVIGIPSYFTDLQRREYLHAASIAGLRPLQLVHDCTAVALGYGMFKTDFLKKGPTIVLFLDIGQCDTQVTVAAFEKGKMEILAHSFDPNLGGRDFDEVLFSHFATQFKQQYGIDVYTNVRASMRLRTACEKLKKVLSANAEAPLSIECLVDDKDLVGFITREEFEKLSAKLLERVTDVCHMAIKDYNLHKIHTVELVGSGSRIPSIVSKISFLFKREPMRTLNGSECVARGCALYCAKLSPTINVQDYEIKDIFPYSVGLSFVDGENRRHPELMPFPKGSSFPMNRAVSYDGNTTVSCELFYTNKPDSAVSTRVGRFMISSDQISGDKNAKVTVNVKLNVHGIVEIQSASVLEVIQPPTDNSFQSRTKQLIINKIGNNFGWNDDAAYKPTDSTQLFNPRHAVEPRRRSNRGIEQKLSVSENHHVLTTKEEIDTAQQKAQMFAKQDIMVEKTKEKRNTLESFIYDTRTKLSSSYRSMATKSEVDIISNHLQDTEDWLYEEGDDESEQVYIKKLQVLTKLLVPIEARYKDDNDRQEAITALQTCIRENLQAAPSHKKQEVNYECSIVQGLVNRLSQPQDSLTKNVYYTSIINGITQTLKGRCEVILNPKPSLLNYEEPVDSYLQQNPNYQMQLDN